One Bacteroidota bacterium genomic window, TTATCTGCTTCCAAAGATTCTGCTTGCATAGGCGATAGTATATTATTGGTGGCCAGCCACAGCCATAGTGGCAAATGGTGGTTGCCCAATATGAAAAAACCAATTGTTAAGGATTCTATTTATATAGTTTCAAACAATACAAATTATTATATATATGAAACCACCAACGGTGCCTGCACAATATATGATACTATAAAAATATATGTAGCCCAAAAACATATAGCTAATGCGGGTGCTGACACTTCTGTTTGTTTGGGTAGCAATTTCCTTTTATTGGGCAACGGAGGAGTATATTATAACTGGAGTAACGGTGCAAACTCGGCCTATAACTATGTGCAAATAAATACGGATACGTTTTATGTGCTTACAGTGTCCGATTCTTTGGGTTGTAAAGCTTATGATACGGTTGTATTTAAAACCTTGCCATTGCCACTAGTTAGTTGGGCGGGTATGGGTAAAAAGCAATTTTGCCCTGCTGATGATTCTATTATGCTAGTTGCTGGAAGTCCTTTTGGTGGTAGCTTTTCAGGCAATGGCGTAAAAGGAAATTACTTTTATCCGAAGCTTTCGGGTTCAGGAAAACATATAATAAACTATAGTATAAAGAGCAATAATGGATGTATAGGACGTGCGACCGATATGGCAGAAGTATATAAACAACCTTTGGCCTTTATTAATATAACTGGTATTTTCCGAGCGTGCGAAGGAGATAGCCTTAACCTGTTCAATGCGGATACAACAAGTATCAAAAAATATGTGTGGAGTACTGGCGAAACAGCTACTATCATTAAAGCAAAAAAAACGGGAGATTATACTATAACTGTAACAGATACGAATGGCTGTACCAATACCTCGGCTGCACAGCATTTGGTTTTTAATCCTATTCCCACAGTATATATAACTTATACTAGTGGAAAACTAGTGGCAGTGTCTAACCCCAAAGGCAAAGCATGGCTGTGGCGATTGGATGGAAACCAGCAAGCCAATGACAGTACTTATGAAGTTTTAAATCCAATAAAGGGAACGTATTCAGTAAAAGTTACGGACATAAACGGATGTATAGGATATTCCGCAGCTTATGTGTTTACGAATATTGATGAAATATACAATAACTACAGAAGTGTAAATAACTATGATGAAAACACGATATATATATACAAACCTAATCCCGATAGCTATCGTAATAAAAATACTTCATGGCAACTAACGGATGCACATGGTAGAAAAGTACTAGCAGGAGCAGAAAATCAAAATCCTATTGTATTGGATATGACCCATAATGCACATGGTTTATATACTTTGCTCTTATATTCAAACGGTCAATGCAGCCCTGTTAAGATTGTTTGGTAGAAATCAATACTCCCGCCCTTTCCACAAATATTTTATAGGTAATATATAATAGATTGCCAATGTTAAATTAAAAAATATTTGCAGGAATTCATAAACTAATAATTGTATATAATTACAAGGTTGTTTTAGGTATTTTGAAAGTGCGATTATATGTATATTTTGTATCATATATTTTATGCACAAAAACAGTATTCCGAGTTTCCAGTTTATGATGCAAAAGAATAGTAACATGAAAGGATATAGTCCGTGATAAAACAAGATAAGTTTTGCAATGATATTTAAGTCGTTAGCCCCTTTAAGCCAGCGTTTCCGTTGGTTGAACAATGTTTGAATGTGAGTAGTAGGGTTTGTAAAATTCAAAGAACCTCTATCCATCAAATTTAAGGAATCATATCCTTGTTTTCTCACTGCATTATATAATGCCAAATCTTCTGTTACTGAAAAATTTATATTTTCATAACCACCTGTTGCAAAATAGGCCTCTCGTTTCACAGCCATATTATTTCCCACTGCGGTAACGGGAATTCCCAAATTGGAAATAGCTTTGAGCAAGGAAGAAAAATAGAGCCAGTCATATTTTTGTAATGTAGTCCGCCGCTGCGGTTTGTTTTTTATGATAGTAGTCCCACTCACAATTCCTATTTTATTGGTAAAAGAATTTAATATAGTTTTTGCCCAATTTTTATTAACCACGATGTCGGCATCCGTCACAAAAAAATATTCACCATGTGCATGGTGGGCAAGCTCTGCAAGCACATTAGCCTTGGCTTTCGCCTTTCCCATTTGTTCGGATATATGATATAGTTTGATAGTAAATTTGTCATTGTTCTGTGCTATAATTTCCTGTACTAATTTAGCGGTATTATCTGTCGAGTTATCATTCCCAATTAATAGCTCCATTTTGTTGGGTGGATAATCCATTTCTATAATACTTTGCAAGCAATAAGAAATACTTTTTTCTTCATTTCTTGCAGCAATTAAAATGGATATGAATGGTTCATGATTTTGTGTTTTTGGCTTAACATTTTCCATTAAAAATACAGAAACAAGAAACAATACCTGCAAGCCGATAAATCCTGCTGCATACGCTAATAATATGGTTAATAGCAAGCTCATAAGGAATGAAATTGATAATCTTCAGCAGCATATTTATGCAACATATAAGGCAATAATATTTTTAAGTTTTCCGCTGCTTTTATGCTGTCGTGAAATACGATAATACTACCTGGTTTTATATATTTTCCCATTTTCTTTTTGCAAAGTTCGATATCCAAATCGGCATCAAAATCTGCAGTAAGAAAATCCCACATGATTATCTGATATCGTTTTTTTAAATAATTAATTTGACTTGTTTTTATTTTTCCATAAGGTGGTCGAAATAGCTTGCTATCAATTGATTTGGAGGCTCTTTCAATATCATCATAATATGTAGTGCTCTTACAAAAAAGGCCATTTAGATGCTCCTGCGTATGGTTGCCGGTTACATGCCCTTTTTGCAATAAAGTTTGGTACAATTCAGGATGTTTAATTACATTACTTCCTACACAAAAAAAAGTTGCTTTTGCATGATACTGTTCTAATTGTTCCAATACAAAATCTGTTACACCGGGGCATGGGCCGTCATCGAAAGTAATATATAATATCTTCTCTGTTACCCGTTTTTGCCAAATGAGTTGCGGAAACATTTTCATGATCCATTTTGGGGTATGGTGGCTATAGAATTTCAAATGCGGAAGATGGGCAAATTTGGTGAATTTAATCTTTCTTTTAACCCCCCATTTTTCAACACCACAGATAAAAAATCAGTAGATTGGAACTTTTATGGTAAAAACACGTAGTAAACACTATAATTTTGAAACCACAAAATGAACAAAGCTCTATATACTTTTTTAGCCACTTTATTGTTATATACAAATACGGCAAACGCCCAACAGGTATGGAATTTGGAAGACTGCGTGAAAAAAGCAGTACAAGAAAATTTCAGGATGAAGCAGGCACAACTCAATACCCAAAGCAATACTTTGGACGTGACCCAAGCCCGAGCCCAAATGCTACCCTCAATAAATGGCTCAGGTACACAAGCCTTCAATTTGGGACGAAATGTGGATCCTTTCACCAATACTTTTTCGAACCAAACTATCCGTTCAAACAATTTCAGTATACAGGC contains:
- a CDS encoding glycosyltransferase, whose product is MSLLLTILLAYAAGFIGLQVLFLVSVFLMENVKPKTQNHEPFISILIAARNEEKSISYCLQSIIEMDYPPNKMELLIGNDNSTDNTAKLVQEIIAQNNDKFTIKLYHISEQMGKAKAKANVLAELAHHAHGEYFFVTDADIVVNKNWAKTILNSFTNKIGIVSGTTIIKNKPQRRTTLQKYDWLYFSSLLKAISNLGIPVTAVGNNMAVKREAYFATGGYENINFSVTEDLALYNAVRKQGYDSLNLMDRGSLNFTNPTTHIQTLFNQRKRWLKGANDLNIIAKLILFYHGLYPFMLLFFCIINWKLGILFLCIKYMIQNIHIIALSKYLKQPCNYIQLLVYEFLQIFFNLTLAIYYILPIKYLWKGREY
- a CDS encoding polysaccharide deacetylase family protein encodes the protein MFPQLIWQKRVTEKILYITFDDGPCPGVTDFVLEQLEQYHAKATFFCVGSNVIKHPELYQTLLQKGHVTGNHTQEHLNGLFCKSTTYYDDIERASKSIDSKLFRPPYGKIKTSQINYLKKRYQIIMWDFLTADFDADLDIELCKKKMGKYIKPGSIIVFHDSIKAAENLKILLPYMLHKYAAEDYQFHSL